The segment CGGCGGCGCCGGGTTTTATGTCTATTACCTTTATGCGGTCGATGCCGCGCACGGTTTCGTCCTGGTGCGGGTGGTCGTGCCGGCGGAGCGGCCGGAGTTGATCTCACTGACCAATGCGGTGCACGCGGTCAACTGGCAGGAGCGCGAAATCCAGGATCTGTTCGGCCTCAAGCTGGTGGGGCATCCCAATCCCCGGCGCTGCGTGCTGCACGACGACTGGCCCGAGGTGTTTCCGCTGCGGAAGGATTTCGATCTGCAGACGCAGTTGCCGCCGTTCAGCGGCGAGCGGCACAAATTCCGCGAGGTGGCGGGCGAGGGCGTGTTCCAGGTGCCCGTGGGGCCAGTGCATGCCGGCGTCATCGAGCCGGGGCATTTCCTCTTCAGCGTCGCGGGCGAGCCCGTGCTTTATCTCCAGCTCCGGATGTTTTATGTGCACAAAGGCACGGAGAAACTTTTCGAAAGCCTGCCGATCACGCACGGCGTGCGACTGGCGGAAAGCATTTCCGGCGATTCCGCGTTCGCCCATGCCACGGCCTTCTGTCATGCGATCGAACGCGCCGCCGGTGTCGCAGCGCCCCCGCGCGGACGCGCGCTCCGCACGCTCTGCCTCGAACTGGAGCGGATCTCCAATCACGTGGCCGACATCGGCGCGATCTGCACCGACGTTGCGTTCGTGACGGCACAGATGCACGCCCTGCGGCTCAAGGAGCAGGTGCTGCGGTGGAACGAACAACTGACCGGCAACCGGCTGCTGCGGGGGATGGCGTGCCTTGGCGGAGTGCGATTCGATTTCGACTCCGCGCAGCTCGACGCGCTGGCCGCGTTCGTCGACACGCTGGAGCAGCAGTTCAAGGATCTGGTCGAATTGATACGGTCACATTCGGGCACGCGCGACCGGCTGGAAACGACGGGCGTGCTGGCGCCGGCGGTCGCGCGCGATCTCGGAATCGTGGGCATCGCGGGTCGGGCGTCGGGAATCGACCACGATCTGCGGCGCGATTGCCCGACGGATTTCTACGACCAGGTGCAGTTCACGGTGCCCGTGTTCACTGAAGGCG is part of the Opitutus terrae PB90-1 genome and harbors:
- a CDS encoding NADH-quinone oxidoreductase subunit C yields the protein MNLIPSLLPVFDELQQRFEGQLQRVDASQPDELHLHAPLELASALCSTLYRKSGGRLVSVFAEDGRAGGAGFYVYYLYAVDAAHGFVLVRVVVPAERPELISLTNAVHAVNWQEREIQDLFGLKLVGHPNPRRCVLHDDWPEVFPLRKDFDLQTQLPPFSGERHKFREVAGEGVFQVPVGPVHAGVIEPGHFLFSVAGEPVLYLQLRMFYVHKGTEKLFESLPITHGVRLAESISGDSAFAHATAFCHAIERAAGVAAPPRGRALRTLCLELERISNHVADIGAICTDVAFVTAQMHALRLKEQVLRWNEQLTGNRLLRGMACLGGVRFDFDSAQLDALAAFVDTLEQQFKDLVELIRSHSGTRDRLETTGVLAPAVARDLGIVGIAGRASGIDHDLRRDCPTDFYDQVQFTVPVFTEGDVQRRMVVRREELFQSLGIIRQVLAKMPGGAIATPVGDVPADRIALGYVEGWRGEIFHWVHTAPGNRLARCKIKDPSLQNWPALSEAILGNIIPDFPVVNKSFNLSYSGTDR